In a single window of the Eshraghiella crossota genome:
- a CDS encoding FtsW/RodA/SpoVE family cell cycle protein, with the protein MKKLKNIHFKLKYYNFRLIFFIISLTLLGIIVIGSAAPGQNYQMKQLIGMILGAIIMLALSVIDYRFLLNLHWIEYGVCVFLLILVLIPGVGKNVKGAQRWIPIGSDSGINIQPSEFAKILMILFWAWLYGKNQDNIKKWKNFLISSLFTLLEMGLIVKEPDLSTTILMLGLFFGVLFISGFSYKKFGIIFAIAVPILVGAIIYIQTPNQKLLRDYQLNRILSFINPDKYDDLRYQQDNAVLAIGSGELYGKGLYNDSSDSVKNGNYIAEPQTDFIFSIVGEEMGFVGSCIVLGLLLAITIECIITGVRALDMPGRIICFGMAALIALQTFINIGVVTEILPNTGIPLPFFSYGLSSLVTIYAGMGLVLSVRITKKTVLEETMNEYRFNRT; encoded by the coding sequence ATGAAAAAGCTAAAAAATATTCACTTTAAATTAAAATATTATAATTTCAGATTGATTTTCTTTATAATTTCGCTTACATTGCTGGGAATTATTGTAATTGGAAGTGCAGCACCAGGACAGAATTATCAGATGAAGCAGTTGATAGGTATGATTCTCGGTGCAATTATAATGTTGGCTTTATCAGTAATTGATTACAGGTTTCTTTTGAATTTACACTGGATAGAATATGGTGTATGTGTATTTTTACTTATTCTGGTTCTTATACCGGGAGTCGGCAAAAATGTAAAAGGTGCCCAAAGATGGATACCAATAGGTTCGGATTCCGGAATCAATATCCAGCCTTCAGAATTTGCCAAGATATTAATGATTTTGTTCTGGGCATGGCTATATGGTAAGAATCAGGATAATATTAAAAAATGGAAAAATTTTCTGATATCTTCACTGTTTACATTGCTTGAAATGGGATTAATTGTGAAGGAACCAGATTTATCAACCACTATACTTATGTTAGGATTATTCTTTGGTGTACTTTTTATATCCGGTTTCAGCTATAAGAAGTTTGGTATTATTTTTGCCATAGCGGTTCCTATTCTGGTTGGGGCCATAATCTATATTCAGACACCTAATCAGAAACTGCTTAGGGACTATCAGCTTAATCGTATTTTATCATTTATTAATCCTGATAAATACGATGATTTAAGATATCAGCAAGATAATGCGGTGCTTGCAATCGGTTCGGGAGAACTTTATGGAAAAGGCTTATATAATGACAGTTCAGATTCCGTTAAGAATGGTAATTATATAGCAGAACCGCAGACAGACTTTATATTTTCGATTGTAGGAGAAGAGATGGGTTTTGTAGGAAGCTGCATTGTTTTAGGGCTGCTTCTTGCTATAACAATTGAATGTATAATTACAGGTGTGAGAGCACTTGATATGCCGGGACGGATAATCTGTTTTGGTATGGCGGCACTTATAGCCCTTCAGACTTTTATAAATATTGGTGTAGTAACAGAAATTCTTCCTAATACCGGTATCCCTTTACCGTTTTTTAGTTATGGTC